Proteins encoded within one genomic window of Cytophagia bacterium CHB2:
- a CDS encoding HU family DNA-binding protein, giving the protein MATAGPMTKGQLVKHFAEKFEMTRAQSTEWFQELARLAAKEAKKGFTIPDIGKLVVVKRKARMGRNPQTGEAIKIPAKTVLKFRIAKAAKDAALK; this is encoded by the coding sequence ATGGCTACCGCAGGTCCCATGACAAAAGGACAATTGGTGAAGCATTTCGCCGAAAAATTCGAAATGACTCGCGCCCAATCCACGGAATGGTTCCAAGAACTTGCCCGCCTGGCCGCGAAGGAAGCCAAGAAGGGATTCACGATTCCTGATATTGGCAAATTGGTGGTGGTGAAACGCAAGGCCCGCATGGGACGCAACCCGCAGACCGGCGAAGCGATCAAGATCCCTGCCAAGACCGTGCTGAAATTTCGCATTGCCAAGGCCGCGAAAGACGCCGCACTTAAATAA
- a CDS encoding histidinol phosphate phosphatase, whose translation MKFNELQTRLEAALEACWRAGKITLEYYQAHPLTETKSDGSPVTIADQRAEQEIRRLLAKYFPHDAIVGEEAGASPPSANGTWYIDPIDGTRSFVCGVPFYGVLLAYEIERNVALGVINFPALDEMIWALRGQGCFWNGRRTHVSAVTELRDATLLSTDFFAMDKFGSSAAREKLCAATQLQRTWGDAYGYALVATGRAEIMLDARMAVWDCGPLLPILEEAGGRFTDWEGNATIHGNNAFATNGHLHETVQRILNATAR comes from the coding sequence ATGAAATTTAATGAGTTGCAAACCCGCCTGGAAGCCGCGCTCGAAGCCTGTTGGCGCGCCGGAAAAATCACGCTGGAATATTACCAAGCCCATCCCCTAACCGAAACCAAAAGCGATGGCTCGCCCGTTACCATTGCTGATCAACGCGCCGAGCAGGAGATCCGGCGGCTGCTGGCAAAATATTTCCCGCACGATGCCATTGTCGGCGAAGAAGCAGGCGCGAGTCCGCCCTCCGCAAACGGTACGTGGTACATCGATCCCATCGACGGCACACGCAGCTTTGTGTGCGGCGTGCCGTTTTATGGCGTGTTGCTTGCCTACGAAATTGAGCGGAACGTCGCGCTCGGCGTCATCAATTTCCCGGCGCTGGATGAAATGATTTGGGCGTTGCGCGGCCAGGGCTGCTTTTGGAATGGCCGGCGTACACACGTCTCCGCCGTGACAGAACTGCGCGACGCCACGCTGCTCTCAACCGATTTTTTTGCCATGGATAAATTCGGCTCAAGCGCGGCGCGTGAAAAGCTCTGCGCTGCCACCCAATTGCAGCGCACCTGGGGCGATGCTTATGGCTATGCCCTTGTCGCCACCGGCCGCGCCGAAATCATGCTCGATGCGCGCATGGCCGTGTGGGATTGCGGCCCGCTGCTGCCCATTCTTGAAGAGGCCGGCGGACGCTTCACCGATTGGGAAGGCAATGCCACCATTCACGGCAACAACGCCTTCGCGACCAACGGGCATTTGCACGAAACCGTCCAACGCATCTTAAACGCGACGGCCCGATGA